The Scophthalmus maximus strain ysfricsl-2021 chromosome 7, ASM2237912v1, whole genome shotgun sequence genome includes a window with the following:
- the LOC118315144 gene encoding troponin I, fast skeletal muscle, producing MSEVKKMTSSRRHHLKSLMLQIAADWIEQEKKEVELAKEAYMAENCPSPDLSGDQAALMEICKKLQQAIDKIDEARYDTEAKVQKADTEIDDLKLKVVELAGVKKPALKKVRMSADAMLQALLGGKHKVNMDLRANLKQVKKEVKEEPTEAVGDWRKNIEDKADRKKMFETS from the exons atgtctga GGTAAAGAAAATGACGTCCAGCCGCAGGCATCACCTTAAG AGTTTGATGCTGCAGATCGCTGCCGACTGGATcgagcaggagaagaaggaagttGAGTTGGCGAAGGAGGCCTACATGGCCGAGAACTGCCCCAGCCCTGACCTCAGCGGAGACCAGGCAGCACTCATG GAAATTTGCAAGAAGCTCCAACAGGCCATTGACAAGATCGATGAGGCGAGGTACGATACTGAGGCCAAAGTTCAGAAGGCCGACACGGAG ATTGACGATCTGAAGCTGAAGGTGGTTGAGCTGGCCGGAGTAAAGAAACCCGCCCTGAAGAAGGTTCGTATGTCTGCTGACGCCATGCTGCAGGCTCTGCtgggaggaaaacacaaagtgaacatGGACCTGAGGGCCAACCTGAAGCAGGTCAAGAAGGAGGtcaaagaggag CCAACAGAGGCGGTCGGCGACTGGCGTAAAAACATCGAGGATAAAGCCGACAGGAAGAAGATGTTCGAGACTTCCTAA
- the LOC118315149 gene encoding troponin I, fast skeletal muscle yields the protein MSEKKMTSSRRHHLKSLILQIALNWIEEEKKEKVATKEAYMRDNCPAPEMSGDQAALMEVCKKLQALIDKVDEERYDAEAKVQKADKEIEDLKIKVVDLRGVKKPALKKVRMSADSMLQALLGSKHKVTMDLRSNLKQVKKEVKEETTDTVGDWRKNIEDKADRKKMFETS from the exons atgTCTGA GAAAAAGATGACCTCCAGCCGCAGGCATCATCTGAAG AGCTTGATTCTTCAGATCGCTCTGAACTGGAtcgaggaggagaaaaaagaaaaagtagcgACAAAGGAGGCCTACATGCGTGACAACTGTCCTGCCCCCGAGATGAGTGGAGACCAGGCCGCTCTCATG GAGGTCTGCAAGAAGCTCCAAGCCCTCATTGACAAGGTCGATGAGGAGAGGTATGATGCAGAGGCCAAGGTGCAGAAGGCCGACAAGGAG ATTGAAGACCTGAAGATCAAAGTGGTGGACCTGAGAGGTGTGAAAAAACCCGCTCTGAAGAAGGTTCGTATGTCTGCTGACTCAATGCTGCAGGCTCTGCTGGGCTCCAAACACAAGGTGACCATGGACTTGAGGTCCAACCTgaagcaggtgaagaaggaggtgaaagaggag ACTACAGATACAGTTGGGGACTGGCGTAAGAACATTGAGGACAAGGCTGACAGGAAGAAGATGTTCGAGACCTCCTAA
- the LOC118315147 gene encoding troponin I, fast skeletal muscle-like: MSEGKRMTSSRRHHLKSLMLQIAASWLEQEAIEVAAAKEAYMAENCAAPDLSADQAALVEICKKLHQALDKIDEDRYDAEAKVAKTDKEIEELKLKVVELAGVKKPALKKVRMSADAMLQALLGGKHKVTMDLRANLKQVKKEVKEEGAEAVGDWRKNIEDKADRKKMFETS, encoded by the exons ATGTCTGA GGGAAAGAGGATGACATCGAGCCGCAGGCATCATCTCAAG AGTTTGATGCTGCAGATCGCTGCTAGCTGGCTTGAGCAGGAAGCTATCGAAGTTGCAGCCGCCAAAGAAGCTTACATGGCAGAAAATTGCGCCGCTCCTGATCTGAGCGCAGACCAGGCGGCTCTGGTG GAAATCTGCAAAAAGCTGCACCAGGCCCTCGACAAGATCGACGAGGACAGATATGACGCAGAGGCCAAAGtggcaaagacagacaaagag ATTGAGGAGCTGAAGCTGAAGGTGGTCGAGTTGGCTGGAGTGAAGAAACCCGCCCTGAAGAAGGTCCGTATGTCTGCTGACGCCATGCTGCAGGCTCTACTGGGAGGAAAACATAAAGTGACCATGGACCTGAGGGCTAACCTGAAGCAGGTCAAGAAGGAGGTCAAAGAGGAG GGTGCAGAGGCAGTCGGCGACTGGCGTAAGAACATTGAGGACAAAGCTGACAGAAAGAAGATGTTCGAGACCTCTTAA